In one window of Synechococcus sp. M16CYN DNA:
- a CDS encoding SRPBCC family protein — translation MGRWLENTVTTEVQAYADKAWAVWSDLEAMPKWMRWIESVRMLDDDPDLTDWTLAAQGFRFTWKARITQRVEAQQLHWESVNGLPTKGAVRFYPQSLERTMVKLSVSYELPGVLAPLMEPSILGGIVTKELQANLDRFRDLVEING, via the coding sequence ATGGGACGCTGGCTAGAAAACACGGTGACCACAGAGGTTCAAGCTTATGCCGACAAGGCTTGGGCTGTTTGGAGTGATCTTGAAGCTATGCCGAAATGGATGCGTTGGATTGAATCAGTGAGAATGCTGGATGACGACCCTGATCTTACAGATTGGACGCTTGCAGCTCAGGGGTTTCGCTTCACTTGGAAAGCCCGCATTACTCAGCGAGTCGAAGCGCAACAGCTTCATTGGGAATCTGTGAACGGCCTTCCTACAAAGGGCGCTGTACGCTTTTACCCACAGTCGCTAGAGCGTACGATGGTGAAGCTCAGCGTCAGTTACGAATTGCCAGGGGTTCTAGCGCCACTAATGGAGCCTAGCATCTTAGGGGGAATTGTGACGAAAGAGCTCCAAGCCAACCTTGATCGTTTTCGTGATTTGGTAGAAATCAACGGCTGA